In bacterium, a single genomic region encodes these proteins:
- a CDS encoding Fic family protein: MAPVVYHEGRFPPTALDWERLIPLLGPAAAAVARYDGMLAAVPNPSVLLAPLSTQEAVLSSRIEGTQATMGEVLEFEAGQAASPERREDIHEVLNYRAAMREAERLLVTLPLSLRVIREAHKVLLAGVRGENKAPGEYRRGPNWIGPPGCAIENAHFVPIGADKLEDALSRWERYAHDDAPDRLVQLAILHAEFEALHPFLDDNGRLGRMLVPLFLWQAGLIRRPTFYISAYFEARRDSYYDGLLSVSRDDNWTGWIRFFLEAIRAQAEDNLAKAQGILALYEEMKQRVPEMTRSRFAILALDWIFERPIFRSSDFVDSAGIPRPTAKRFLGVLQDGEVLRTLAEGSGRRAAVLAFPALLNIAEGREVL, encoded by the coding sequence TGCACGCTACGACGGCATGCTGGCTGCCGTGCCGAACCCCAGCGTCTTGCTGGCTCCCTTGAGCACCCAGGAAGCGGTCTTGTCCTCCCGCATCGAGGGAACCCAAGCGACGATGGGTGAGGTGCTGGAGTTCGAAGCCGGGCAGGCGGCGTCCCCCGAGCGGCGGGAGGACATCCATGAGGTGCTCAACTACCGCGCCGCGATGCGCGAGGCCGAGCGCCTCCTGGTCACCCTGCCCCTCTCGCTGCGCGTGATCCGCGAAGCCCACAAGGTTCTGCTTGCCGGCGTTCGCGGCGAGAACAAGGCACCCGGCGAGTACCGGCGCGGGCCGAATTGGATCGGGCCGCCGGGTTGCGCGATCGAGAACGCGCACTTTGTACCGATCGGCGCCGACAAGCTCGAGGACGCGTTGAGTCGCTGGGAGCGCTACGCCCATGATGACGCGCCGGACCGACTCGTCCAGCTCGCCATCCTGCACGCGGAGTTCGAGGCCCTGCATCCTTTCCTCGACGACAACGGTCGCTTGGGCCGGATGCTCGTGCCGCTGTTCCTCTGGCAGGCTGGGCTGATCCGCCGGCCGACCTTCTACATCAGCGCCTACTTCGAGGCCCGGCGCGACAGCTATTACGACGGCCTGCTCTCCGTCTCCCGGGACGACAACTGGACCGGGTGGATCCGGTTCTTCCTTGAGGCCATCCGCGCTCAGGCGGAGGACAACCTAGCCAAGGCCCAGGGGATCCTCGCGCTGTATGAGGAGATGAAGCAGCGGGTCCCCGAGATGACCCGATCGCGTTTCGCCATTCTCGCGCTCGACTGGATCTTCGAGCGGCCGATCTTCAGGAGTTCGGACTTCGTGGATTCGGCGGGGATTCCACGCCCGACCGCGAAACGCTTCCTCGGCGTCTTGCAGGACGGCGAGGTGCTGCGGACCCTCGCAGAAGGAAGTGGCCGTCGGGCAGCGGTTCTTGCCTTCCCTGCCCTCCTTAACATTGCCGAAGGGCGGGAAGTCCTTTGA